Proteins co-encoded in one Leishmania panamensis strain MHOM/PA/94/PSC-1 chromosome 22 sequence genomic window:
- a CDS encoding hypothetical protein (TriTrypDB/GeneDB-style sysID: LpmP.22.0210): MEEGGESYERIMKTPANTLLAAEPAQWPLQCSVDTRIHSFLLLIAGLVFSNGVHAGMAFDDNSAIIANPDTRADKTSLGSIFYNDFWGTPLDHFESNGSYRPITVLTFRIQHWLMGYRHSPAFLHGLNYTVAYLNVCLVFYLARLYVYVVVPRAVLSVENAKAQSCMAVLTTPVHVVPLMAALLYLVHPVHVDAVTSIVGRCELLYCFFGLIGFFGIHRYLNQVDALTSKAAGTPTTHAKKPKGERLHRRAPHKRVFSKLYVLLSVLALAIGILCKDSAVTFTAIYGVHACVMYACGRCQKRHSLTVIVLAVVELLGYLAFRREFIGNIDLRTSPLLSQTEHPQYFVPKGLFHWLSIRWLIQVTNLRLLLFPTSLCNEYSFDCISHVHTMHDPRVPGFLAITGAAVLTLLSLLLGTFAYRSRAALVGLVGFLWMAIPYAPVSHLFVAVGTFIAERCLYVPSIGAVLLITFIVAAPGLREGVVTRYFYTLLLLCVGWGVFSHRRNEDWQSNEHLARAATRSCPNSGKAHFQLAAAVAAREDLVTPEVVALARRSLELDPSSHRGYYHLALYELRVNHDTRKAYEYLRKCMDDLFAYKPCEDLYERVRNTLHPKMTDIEQYADLATIVPRDSYKAVYLRQAGIIALQRDAKPCLAKTLLHSAMTRWNNSKLYWMSDEVSRKAGDVTYCNALYWYEHSVLECEKQSMPGVVDSASADEESEGGDNGADSSSPQPSRRGFPPTPQEAVRRAATAAELFRHCGTDWRSFLAQPRYNYPTIPYRMTSYISVGSYTAAFIAHFINYTASDTPERNAVLLSYLDTTVRLYSHLSTFVHDDYVAEKLGQLFKDQTQAVMRQSSVARRTLLGNLHMPLRELQSASSLSITQTETLQRLLALSPWASELLSFTS; encoded by the coding sequence atggaagagggaggggagagttATGAGAGGATAATGAAGACCCCAGCAAACACTCTGCTGGCGGCAGAGCCCGCTCAATGGCCGCTGCAGTGCTCGGTTGACACTCGAATTCACTCATTCCTGCTACTCATCGCTGGTCTTGTTTTCAGCAACGGGGTCCATGCAGGCATGGCGTTTGACGACAATAGTGCTATCATCGCCAACCCCGACACCCGCGCAGACAAGACATCGCTCGGCTCCATCTTTTACAATGACTTCTGGGGAACTCCGCTGGACCACTTCGAGTCAAACGGGTCGTACCGCCCTATCACCGTGTTGACCTTTCGCATTCAGCACTGGTTGATGGGCTACCGCCACAGCCCAGCCTTCCTCCACGGCTTGAATTACACTGTCGCGTACCTCAACGTGTGCCTTGTCTTTTATCTCGCCCGCCTGTACGTCTACGTGGTGGTGCCCAGGGCAGTACTCTCCGTTGAGAATGCCAAAGCGCAGTCCTGCATGGCTGTGCTGACCACTCCTGTTCATGTGGTGCCGCTGATGGCGGCTCTGCTGTACCTCGTGCACCCCGTCCATGTCGACGCCGTCACGTCCATCGTGGGGCGGTGTGAGCTGCTTTACTGCTTCTTTGGACTGATCGGATTCTTCGGCATCCACAGGTATCTGAACCAAGTCGATGCGCTGACCAGCAAAGCCGCTGGGACCCCAACTACCCACGCAAAGAAGCCGAAAGGGGAACGCTTACACCGGAGAGCGCCTCACAAGCGCGTTTTCAGTAAACTTTATGTTCTCTTGTCCGTCTTGGCACTTGCAATCGGCATCCTCTGCAAGGACAGCGCTGTCACGTTCACCGCCATCTATGGCGTGCACGCATGCGTCATGTACGCCTGTGGACGGTGCCAGAAGCGCCACTCGTTGACGGTGATCGTGCTGGCTGTAGTGGAGCTGCTCGGCTATCTCGCCTTTCGACGAGAGTTTATTGGCAACATCGACCTACGGACGAGCCCGCTGCTGAGTCAGACGGAGCACCCGCAGTACTTTGTGCCCAAAGGTCTCTTTCACTGGCTTAGTATTCGGTGGTTAATTCAAGTGACGAACTTGAGGCTGCTCTTATTTCCTACGTCGCTTTGTAACGAGTACAGCTTTGATTGCATCTCACATGTGCACACCATGCACGATCCACGCGTGCCGGGCTTTCTTGCGATCACTGGCGCTGCCGTGCTTACACTGCTGAGTCTGTTGCTCGGCACTTTTGCGTACCGCTCGCGCGCCGCGCTGGTGGGCCTCGTCGGCTTCCTCTGGATGGCAATCCCTTACGCTCCGGTTAGCCACCTCTTCGTGGCCGTTGGCACCTTCATCGCGGAGCGCTGCCTGTACGTGCCGTCTATTGGCGCGGTACTGCTCATCACCTTCATCGTGGCCGCCCCGGGGCTTCGCGAGGGGGTCGTGACTCGCTACTTCTACACGCTACTGTTGCTGTGCGTTGGCTGGGGTGTCTTTTCCCACCGACGCAACGAAGACTGGCAGTCGAACGAGCACTTGGCCCGGGCCGCCACTCGTAGTTGCCCCAATAGTGGGAAGGCACACTTCcagctcgctgccgccgtcgccgcccgcGAGGACCTCGTGACGCCGGAGGTGGTAGCTTTGGCACGGCGTTCGCTGGAGCTAGATCCGTCATCACACCGTGGCTACTACCACTTGGCTCTCTATGAACTGAGGGTTAACCACGACACGCGCAAGGCGTACGAGTACCTCCGCAAGTGTATGGACGACCTGTTCGCCTACAAGCCCTGTGAGGATCTCTACGAGCGGGTGCGCAATACCCTGCACCCCAAGATGACCGACATAGAGCAATACGCGGATCTCGCCACTATTGTACCCCGCGACTCGTACAAGGCCGTATACCTCCGCCAGGCCGGCATCatagcgctgcagcgcgacgcCAAGCCGTGTCTGGCCAAGACACTGCTTCATAGCGCTATGACCAGGTGGAATAATTCAAAGCTGTATTGGATGTCGGACGAAGTGAGTCGGAAGGCTGGGGATGTCACGTACTGCAACGCGCTCTACTGGTACGAGCACTCAGTCTTGGAGTGCGAGAAGCAGTCAATGCCCGGCGTTGTCGACTCGGCGAGTGCAGAtgaggagagcgaaggaggcgACAACGGCGCTGATTCCAGTAGTCCGCAGCCGTCGAGGAGGGGGTTTCCTCCTACACCACAGGAGGCAGTGCGTCGAGCGGCGACCGCCGCGGAACTCTTCCGTCACTGCGGCACTGACTGGCGTAGCTTCCTAGCCCAGCCAAGGTACAACTACCCCACAATCCCATATCGCATGACTTCGTACATTTCTGTTGGGAGCTACACTGCCGCCTTCATCGCCCACTTTATCAACTACACCGCGAGCGATACACCGGAGCGGAATGCGGTGCTGCTAAGCTACCTAGACACGACGGTGCGCCTGTACTCTCACCTCAGCACTTTCGTGCATGACGACTACGTGGCTGAGAAGCTAGGCCAGCTATTCAAGGACCAGACGCAGGCCGTTATGCGACAATCGTCGGTGGCTCGCCGTACGCTTCTCGGCAACCTGCACATGCCTCTGCGCGAGCTCCAAAGTGCCAGTTCACTCAGTATCACTCAAACAGAGACGCTCCAGCGTCTtctggctctctctccatgGGCAAGCGAGCTCTTATCCTTCACTTCTTAG
- the AAT22 gene encoding amino acid permease, putative (TriTrypDB/GeneDB-style sysID: LpmP.22.0220), which translates to MSHNPDNTVLLNGGSSLYDHESSKIHVGSDHAAAAELDATMNIDEREMHEKFDQMHDVVMDNNTDQEGDGRKPNFLVHLVRRAIPHGGFASGVFNLAASSLGAGILGLPYAFETSGIVMGTIYLIVIYLLTVYSVRLLAIVYGKTGIRSYELTGRLLFGRGGDIFAAVIMFVKCIGACIAYVICISDLWSAFLSDERVHGYYKTLSFQRVLTSVTFLLLMLPLSLPRKINSLRYVSLFGVVFVLYFVVCVILHSATHGMKGGISGKGLRTFNTGNRAIQGLGQFVFAFLCQSNAYQVFNETPKPSVRFFEMQVVVSMFICTVFYWLVGFFGYVDFSDNIGSSLLRMYRPLTDYYIAVAYIGLVVKLCVAFALHILPCRDAVHHLIDWNLYTIAWWKNAVLCTFLSLVSLLCGLFIPNVNVVFGLLGSFTGSFIAFVFPSLFFIYSGGFELKKVGAYDFFGSILLLIFGVVIICFGTTATIYGVV; encoded by the coding sequence ATGTCCCACAACCCCGACAACACTGTTCTGCTCAACGGAGGCAGTAGTCTGTACGACCATGAGTCCTCGAAGATCCATGTGGGCAGCGATcatgctgcagctgctgaactcGATGCAACCATGAACATTGATGAAAGGGAAATGCACGAAAAATTTGATCAGATGCATGATGTCGTGATGGACAATAACACCGATCAAGAGGGGGACGGGAGGAAGCCCAATTTCCTAGTGCACCTGGTGCGCCGCGCGATCCCGCACGGCGGCTTCGCTAGCGGCGTCTTCAACCTCGCCGCCAGTAGCCTCGGTGCTGGTATCCTTGGTTTACCCTACGCCTTCGAGACGTCCGGCATCGTCATGGGCACAATCTACCTTATTGTGATTTATCTACTGACGGTGTACTCGGTACGGCTGCTTGCTATCGTATACGGCAAGACGGGCATCCGCAGCTACGAGCTGACAGGGCGGTTGCTCTTtgggcgcggcggcgacatcTTTGCGGCAGTCATCATGTTTGTCAAATGCATTGGTGCCTGCATTGCCTATGTAATCTGCATCAGCGACTTGTGGAGTGCTTTTCTCAGCGACGAGCGTGTGCATGGGTACTACAAGACCCTGAGCTTTCAGCGAGTACTCACGTCAGTTACCTTTCTGTTACTGatgctgcctctctcgctgcccaGGAAGATCAACTCGCTCCGCTacgtctccctcttcggCGTGGTCTTCGTGCTGTACTTTGTCGTCTGTGTCATTCTCCACTCCGCAACTCACGGGATGAAGGgcggcatcagcggcaaGGGTCTGCGCACGTTCAACACGGGGAATCGCGCCATTCAAGGTCTTGGCCAGTTCGTCTTCGCATTTCTGTGCCAATCGAATGCGTATCAGGTCTTCAACGAAACGCCCAAGCCCAGTGTGCGCTTCTTCGAGATGCAGGTTGTTGTCAGCATGTTTATCTGCACCGTCTTTTACTGGCTGGTGGGCTTCTTCGGCTACGTCGACTTCTCGGACAATATCGGGTCTTCGCTGTTGCGCATGTATCGTCCGTTGACGGATTACtacatcgccgtcgcctACATTGGCCTTGTGGTGAAGCTGTGTGTCGCCTTTGCACTGCATATTCTACCCTGCCGTGACGCGGTGCACCACCTCATCGACTGGAACCTCTACACTATTGCTTGGTGGAAGAACGCGGTTCTGTGCACATTCCTCAGTCTCGTCTCACTGCTCTGTGGCTTGTTCATCCCCAACGTGAACGTTGTGTTTGGTCTGCTCGGCTCCTTCACCGGCAGCTTCATCGCCTTTGTCTTTCcatccctcttcttcatctaCAGCGGCGGCTTCGAGCTGAAGAAGGTGGGCGCCTATGATTTCTTTGGCTCTATTTTACTCCTTATCTTCGGTGTCGTGATCATTTGCTTCGGTACAACTGCCACGATCTACGGCGTAGTGTAA
- a CDS encoding hypothetical protein (TriTrypDB/GeneDB-style sysID: LpmP.22.0230), whose translation MSVHAVEESDVGLPNMQLEHHEQAAQQKPRPEPSNAPTQVCIDKTVSRSPSAKRYRFEEQEPKDISADAVHVIDLKEDAHLEHAGRASATVALQDDHTDFADAPVGDAAAVVDVSCSTLCAEADVTGVSDETLAEPDLATGPACVEEKCALTLSVCELETSSHAQLSQVMPHAVRKDIPVQPLLLEDGNAVLPPLHQCTDEEEAVVSPLLVLTEALTHLSQAEGTTESGAIAHDSVTIGTEDASRCEAEESLCRDTEAGPVTNTANATEVASRIPVEGEKDSLRSARSSEAATPPPSLAAVDEYPKEASKHLTFASDALPQSLSQRGS comes from the coding sequence atgtcAGTTCATGCAGTCGAGGAGTCCGATGTGGGGCTGCCCAATATGCAGCTGGAGCATCACgagcaggcagcgcagcagaaACCTCGACCTGAGCCATCAAACGCCCCGACGCAGGTGTGCATCGACAAAACTGTTTCGCGATCCCCGTCGGCAAAGCGCTACCGCTTTGAGGAGCAGGAGCCCAAGGACATAAGTGCAGATGCTGTGCATGTGATCGATCTCAAAGAGGACGCCCACCTCGAACATGCCGGTCGCGCTTCAGCGACAGTTGCCCTCCAAGACGACCACACCGACTTTGCGGACGCGCCTGTCGGTGATGCTGCGGCCGTGGTGGATGTGTCCTGCAGTACTCTTTGCGCTGAGGCTGATGTGACAGGCGTAAGTGACGAGACGCTTGCGGAGCCGGACCTCGCCACTGGCCCTGCATGCGTAGAGGAGAAGTGTGCGCTCACGCTTTCAGTGTGCGAGCTGGAGACATCGAGCCACGCGCAGCTCTCGCAAGTGATGCCCCATGCAGTGCGCAAGGATATCCCAGTGCAGCCCTTACTATTGGAGGACGGTAATGCTGTactgcctcctcttcaccaGTGCAcagatgaagaggaggcggtCGTGTCACCGCTGCTTGTGCTCACCGAAGCACTGACGCACCTATCACAGGCTGAGGGGACGACTGAGAGTGGCGCCATTGCGCACGACTCTGTCACTATCGGCACCGAGGATGCTTCCCGGTGCGAAGCTGAGGAGAGTCTCTGCCGCGATACCGAGGCAGGGCCTGTCACGAATACCGCGAACGCAACTGAAGTTGCTTCGCGGATCCCAGTGGAGGGCGAGAAGGACAGTCTAAGATCAGCGCGTTCTTCCGAGGCTGctacaccaccgccgtcgctaGCCGCCGTTGACGAGTACCCCAAAGAGGCAAGCAAGCACCTCACGTTTGCCAGCGACGCGCTGCCACAGTCTTTATCGCAACGCGGGTCTTAA